DNA from Pecten maximus chromosome 18, xPecMax1.1, whole genome shotgun sequence:
CAAAGGAATGCCCAATCATGATCACTTTTGACAAATCCATACGGTCCtgtttaacattaaaaaatcaacaaatgtataaatatatatttatatttcatgatAAAATTTCTTGTATGCCATTTTCTACTTAAAACTCCAATAATTTCAGCTAAACTCCTAAGCTTTCATGAAATCACTGTTtctcaatttttattttgagttaCATCCCTTAGATCATTCACACAGATACCTAAAACATTATTCAGTATATCTATTGTTTGATAACAATGAACTCTGCAGCCCTCAAATAATGTTTTTGAACTTAATTAAAAAACATTCATTTGTGAAAATTTGACATAAAAATTACAACTACAATAGAACTTCAACAGTTACTAGTTTATTTTCCAAAGAATAGTAAAAACTTATATATCTATCTTTGATTGGATGACTGACCTTGAACAGTTTGTTATTAAAATTGCCCCCAAGGGTATTGTGAACTTCGAACCCGAGGTTTAGAGatgtcaaaatatttaaagCTTCTGAGCACTCGCATGACCTCTTCTTCACCTAGAAATATAAAATTTCGTTAAATTTGAATGATAAATATGGTCTCTAATCAATGTATAATAAATCCTATAATCAATGCAGCATTTCTAAAGTGATGGAGAATCCAAACTTCACATTGTCTAAATATTTAGAGCAGAACTGCCAAGTTGTGAGGAATGTTTAGTGCAATGATCAGTCAAGGATCACATATTATAAATCAAAGTTAAATCATCATGTCTCAATAGAAAGGATCCCAAGTACTGCTATGGTTGAAGGACAGACAGTACTTGTATCATCAATTTCCCAAGAGATCAGAGCACCGCCACAATTCTACAGGGGACTCAAACAATAGGGTAAaactcttctttttttttttaacattaacaaATTTTACTAGAGAATGCTTGTGAAACATCCACCCCAAGGcatccccctcccccaccccacacACAAACCTGCTTTTGATTAAAATAAAGCAAAGAATTAAACTTAAATTCAAATCATGTCAAAACCGCATCAAAACAAATCTGATTTGACTGCACAGCCATGATGTTTTATCCCCAAAACATAACAGCACCCAATCACAATATAAAAAGAACTGTGCAAATAATCTTCTTAACCAATATtgtggacagatggacagatggagacagatggacagatggacagacagatggactaAGGGTACTGTGTAGCAGGTGCATATAGAaacatattgataattcattttgaaatatttatacatgattGATGAAAAAATCTTACCTGATTATTCCTGTACTCAAATTCGTTCCATGGTTCGTAGTGTACAAATGGTTTCCATTCTGGGTCTGTTGTATTGTAACCATGGAAACTGTGGTTACGTTTGTGGCGGTTCTGTTTTTGTTGTGGTTTTTCTGCTTCCTCTACAATTTCCACATTCCCTTTCTCATTTGGCTTTAGTTCATAGGTCATGGATGCTGATCCATCTCTGAGAAAAAACATGCACTAGATTAAGCTTTTAATtaatacctgtatattgtaGAATCCCTCCTAAACATGCGGATACCAAATTTCCATATACCCTATAAGGTATTAACCAGACTGCGGATGCAACAGTTAGCGTGGAATTTTTATCAAGGCAACCATTCTAGAGAATTATAAAGCATAAACACCCTTAGGTTCTCTCACACTTTATTTGATGCATGAGTATATTTagcatgtgaccttgaccttaagcATCTGTCCTAACCCTTTTTTTCATGTTAGAGTATATTTaggctgtgaccttgaccttaagtCTCTGTCCTAACCCTATTTTCATGTGAGAGTATATTTAGCCTGTGGCCTTGACCTCTGTCCTAGCCTATATTTAATGTGAGAGTATATTTATCCTTTGGCCTTTGTCCTAACCCTTATTTCATCTGAAGAGTATTTAgcctatgaccttgaccttacctGTGTTCCATTGCAGCCACAATGAACCCTTGTGAGGCCAGTTCAGTACACATCGTGGAGTTGGTCGTTCTGTTACCGCCGATGCCATGACTGAACATGACCACTGGGAACTTCAGACCGTTGGCACAAGGAGGACTCTGCCATAATGCTGGTATATAGACATCGCCTGTAGAAAAACGGTTATAATgtttaaatctgaaatattaTAGGAAGCACTTTGTTTACAAATCCTAAACACAGTTTTTTGTAGTTTTAACATACTTCCTGTTTAGAAATTATGATTCCTGCTCACTTAATTAGAAGAAAACATTCTTACCAGCCAGCCATTTGAATATCTTCCCAAACACTTTTGTATTCAATTTGAGATAATGTGCAAATCCTTCACTGTACTGTCTCCTAGGTAACCACAGTGGCCATTGTTTGTGACGTTTCTGCAAAAAtagaaaaccaaaaccattaaAATCCTCAAACATAGATGGATACACTAAAATGGTTACTTTTCTCACTGATTGATCAGTACTGTCTTTTGATTCTCAGACTGTTCAACAGTTACCGGTACATAGAAactctttcattttttttttcaatccttattatttttttgtgtaaatTATTCCTTTTCTTAGCACAATTAAACCACTTATGGTTTTGTAAGTACACAGTGAGCCTaagaatatatcaaattatatttgtaGCCATAGGGAGATGTAACAATTGTCTACATAATACTGTAGTAATTAGTAATATACTGGACAAGTCCACTCTACTCCGAGCCCCTgtgtttatatttcatatataaaccTAATACCACATTCTTATGTAAAAGTGTAGCACTGTATTTATCCTCTAATAAGCCCCCTCTCGTCTAGTGTAAATGTGTAGCACTGTATTTATCCTCTAATAAGCCCCCTCTCATCTAGTGTAAAAAATAAGTGCcgtattcatcctcaaataagtctcTTCCTCTAGTGATTTATGTTAGCTTAATTAGTATTTAATATTGATGAAGGCTTATTTGTGAATAACTATCGTAAAAATCACTTatccacatgtatatatattacttgttTGTTGTATaccacatgtatatttataacttaTGCAATGTCCACATCACATGCTTGTCACATGCTTGAGCAGAAAAACCTGTTTTTTTATCTACAAGCAACTGGCCTAAGCTATAAATATCTGACAATTTGTTGGATTCTCACCACAGTGTTGGGAAGGGCGTTATTTGAGGCCGTACGTCCTCTCCTACACATCCCAATGACTCACAAACATAATGGACATTATCACATGTCGTCAGAACACAACAAACactgtatgttacctgtaactCCATCAACCCACACATCCTTCTATTCCAAAATATTTctcctttattttatttttttttctttatttttaattcCGCTAAAGAGGGTGAGAGAAAATTGGTGTCAGCCTTAATTGCTTTTTACCtttgaaaataacttttttaCTGTGCATAAATAATGTAGTTTAACAAAATTTGAAGGAAGGACGATTAAAAATTTCCTCATAATAAATTTAGAAAGGATAcaatactattttttttttattttctagtaTCCCTGTCAGCTTGAAGCTCAAAGATACAAATATATGCCCGTTTCATTGCCTGCGATTTGATACACTACTTTTCATTTTTCCACTAACTAAATTTGTGAAAGTCtgacaaaataagatatttatttcatttgatgcAGTCACATCAATTTCGAAGGTGTGCCCACTAGTGGTTATTACACAGCAAAGCTTTTATAAACTGCTGACCTGACATGTCATGTTTATCTGTAAAAATATCTTATGTCTACCTGACTGGGACAAAACCACACAATCTTAACATCCCGCCCACATGATAATCTTCCTGGATTCCAAACTCCATtcaaatatttctgtaacaaCACGGTATGTACACCTATGTGAATAATCAAAGGGACTCCATACAATTCCCCATGACCCagatatattttacacaaaGTGCTCCTTGTGTATAACTAAGCTCAAATTTACCAGGgaatcatttatttttcatatccaaaatatgtcatatgttaattaattgttattttgatttaagaaattttttttaaatgtgatcAAGAAATTTTATAGATTAATGTGaagtttatttcaaaatgacacaagcacatgcaatatcaaaatttatttcctgaaatctttatttattttcacaaaactgAATGATATTCTAGCTTAATTTTTAAGCATATGATGCagcaaaatatttgaaatacaaatttaaaaccTATATTAATAGTacacaaaaaatataaagaaattgCTTGCAATTGCTTTATTGAATAGTATATATTCAAACATTGTT
Protein-coding regions in this window:
- the LOC117316650 gene encoding platelet-activating factor acetylhydrolase-like, producing MGKIDNLIQSVPLPLDLGEKVRKHLPPGTGEYSVGCLDCDHTSDPLSDTGALFRLYYPIEKTDIIKRHKQWPLWLPRRQYSEGFAHYLKLNTKVFGKIFKWLAGDVYIPALWQSPPCANGLKFPVVMFSHGIGGNRTTNSTMCTELASQGFIVAAMEHRDGSASMTYELKPNEKGNVEIVEEAEKPQQKQNRHKRNHSFHGYNTTDPEWKPFVHYEPWNEFEYRNNQVKKRSCECSEALNILTSLNLGFEVHNTLGGNFNNKLFKDRMDLSKVIMIGHSFGGSTSLHTLAHDKRFIIGVVLDGWMHPVGEEVYAGITQPTLLLNMESFQWKENIEQMLKIQKNQTEKHMITLKGACHQSVTDFQFIVGKRLARFMDCRHIIHPRVSLDLCNKAVLSFVWKHLGSEDREIHEDILSGEHSLIIKGTNVNMS